The genomic region AAACTTCCAGAACCACGAAGTCATCGGCCACTTTGGTGATCTTGCCGGCGATGCCGCCAGTGGTCACAACTTCGTCACCTTTTTGCAGGCTGCTCAGCAGGTTCTTCTGCTCTTTGGCGCGCTTGGCCTGTGGACGCCAGATCATCAGGTAGAAGATGACCAGGAAGCCGACCAGGAAAATCCACTCGAAACCGCCGCCCATTGGGCCGGCAGCAGCCGGTGCAGCCGCGTCAGCCATGGCGTTAGAGATAAAAAAGCTCATTTAGCACTCCAGTTGCAAATGTTGAATCTTGGGGTCAGAAAACTCAGTCCAAAGGCGGAACGGGGAGCCCGCGTTTGGCGTAGAAGGCATCGACAAAGGCGGCCAATGTACCCTGTTGAATAGCCTCGCGCAAACCAGCCATCAGCACCTGATAATGGCGCAAGTTATGGATGGTATTGAGCATGCTTCCCAGCATTTCGCCGCACTTGTCCAGGTGATGCAGATAAGCGCGGGAGAAGTTCTGGCAGGTATAGCAATCGCAGGTCGGATCCAGCGGCGATTCATCATGGCGATGGAACGCGTTACGGATCTTCAGCACGCCGGTATCAATGAACAGATGCCCATTGCGGGCATTACGGGTTGGCATCACGCAATCGAACATGTCCACACCGCGGCGCACACCCTCAACCAGATCTTCCGGTTTGCCAACACCCATAAGGTAACGAGGTTTGTCAGCCGGCATCATGCCTGGCAGATAATCCAGAACCTTGATCATCTCGTGCTTCGGCTCGCCCACCGACAGACCGCCAATAGCCAGGCCATCGAAGCCGATCTTGTCGAGGCCTTCGAGCGAGCGCATGCGCAGATCCTGGTGCATGCCGCCCTGAACGATGCCGAACAACGCGGCGGTATTGTCGCCGTGAGCATTTTTCGAACGCTGAGCCCAGCGCAGCGACAACTCCATCGATACGCGAGCAACATCTTCGTCAGCCGGGTACGGCGTGCATTCGTCGAAAATCATCACAATGTCGGAGCCGAGATCGCGCTGCACCTGCATCGATTCTTCCGGGCCCATGAAAACTTTTGCGCCGTCGACCGGGGAGGCGAAGGTCACGCCCTCCTCCTTGATCTTGCGCATCGCGCCGAGGCTGAACACCTGAAAACCGCCGGAGTCAGTGAGGATCGGGCCTTTCCACTGCATGAAATCGTGCAGGTCGCCATGCTCCTTGATCACTTGGGTGCCAGGGCGCAGCCACAGGTGAAAGGTGTTGCCCAGAATGATTTCAGCGCCGGTGGCAACGATGTCACGCGGCAACATGCCCTTGACCGTGCCGTAAGTGCCCACCGGCATGAACGCCGGGGTCTCGACGGTGCCACGCGGGAAAGTCAGGCGACCACGCCGGGCCTTGCCATCGGTGGCCAGAAGTTCAAAGGACATGCGACATTCGCGACTCATTCTGTTTCCTCTGGGCCTGTTTGTTCAGGGGCAGTCGGTGCGGGATTACGGGTGATGAACATCGCATCACCGTAGCTGAAAAAACGGTAACCGTTATCGACGGCGGCCTTGTAGGCAGCCATGGTCTCGGGATAACCGGCAAATGCCGAAACCAGCATCAACAGCGTCGATTCCGGCAAATGGAAATTGGTCACCAAGGCATCGACCACATGGAACGGTCGGCCCGGGAAGATAAAGATATCGGTGTCGCCACTGAACGGCTTGAGCACGCCATCGCGTGCAGCACTTTCCAGCGAACGCACGCTGGTGGTACCGACCGCAATCACTCGACCACCGCGCGCACGGCACGCTGCGACCGCATCGACCACGTCCTGGCCGACTTCCAGCCACTCGGTGTGCATGTGGTGATCTTCAAGTTTTTCGACGCGTACTGGCTGGAACGTCCCCGCGCCAACATGCAGCGTGACGAACGTTGTCTCGACGCCCTTGGCAGCAATCGCCTCCATCAGCGACTGATCGAAATGCAGGCCCGCCGTAGGCGCCGCCACTGCACCCAAGCGCTCGGCGTACACAGTCTGATAACGCTCGCGATCCGAACCTTCATCCGGGCGATCGATATAGGGAGGCAACGGCATGTGCCCGACACGATCGAGCAGCGGCAACACTTCTTCAGCGAAGGCCAGTTCGAACAGCGCATCGTGACGCGCGAGCATTTCTGCCTCGCCGCCGCCATCGATAAGGATCTTCGAACCCGGTTTTGGCGACTTGCTGGAGCGCACATGAGCCAGTACGCGATGGGTATCGAGCACGCGTTCGATGAGGATTTCCAACTTGCCGCCGGACGCTTTCTGCCCGAACAGCCGCGCCGGAATCACCCGGGTATTGTTGAACACCATCAAATCGCCCGGGCGCAAATGCTCAAGCAAATCAGTGAATTGACGGTGTGCAAGGGCGCCGCTCGGCCCATCCAGGGTCAGCAGGCGACTACCGCGACGCTCGGCCAAAGGGTGGCGGGCGATCAGCGAATCAGGGAGCTCGAAAGTAAAGTCAGCAACGCGCATGATGGGGTTCGTCTAGCAGGGCCGGAAAGTTTAGCGGAAATATCGAAAATAGACCATGAAACGTGATTGACCAACGGTAATCTCATCTCTATACTTCGCCGCCATTGAGCCCTGATGGCGGAATTGGTAGACGCGGCGGATTCAAAATCCGTTTTCGAAAGGAGTGGGAGTTCGAGTCTCCCTCGGGGCACCATTTGCAAGACATAGACGACTACCAGCGTCTACGTAACACCTCTAAAGCCCGCTAACTGCGGGCTTTTTTGTTTCCGGAATTTCATCCCCCCTTGCAAGACAGCTTCTTTTTACAAGCGCTCTACAGACTCCAGAGCGCACAGTCACGCCCCACCTCACTCGCTCGCAAATCAAAGCCTCCAGGCAACCGAGAAGCAAGACACATTGCTTAATAGCTCGGGCATTACCCTTATGCTTCAACCAAGCAAGCGCAGCTCCGCTACAAACTCCTCTGGCGCTCTCATAGGGCCGTCAGGCGCATCTGCCCGAACAAAACCTTACAGAGGCTCATAAGAGGACTGCTGAGCGAATATCGACTCGTTGCACTCATCACATCGCGGGCGCGCTGCTACGCGAACGTGGACGGCCTAAGGGCCCTATGGCGAATGTCGCAGACGGCACCGCTGGGGAGCAATACTGGCGCTGCCCTGACATAACAACGAATCATGATTAGAGTTGCCCGAGAACGCTCAAATACTTTCCTGCGGGCAAAACAAAACCCCAACTGCTTTCGCAATTGGGGTTTCGGAATTTAATCTTGACGATGACCTACTCTCACATGGGGAAACCCCACACTACCATCGGCGATGCATCGTTTCACTGCTGAGTTCGGGATGGGATCAGGTGGTTCCAACGCTCTATGGTCGTCAAGAAATTCGGGTACTGAGTCGTGGCCAAGTGGCCTCGCTTCAGCAAATTGGGTATGTGATGGCTTTCGGTGTTTTGTGCTGCTTTTTTAAGTGCAGTCGAACTTTCGGTTCGTTTCGTCTTCACACACCGCAATCTGGTGCCTTTTCAGGTCAGCAAATTGCTTGGGTGTTATATGGTCAAGCCTCACGGGCAATTAGTATTGGTTAGCTCAACGCCTCACAGCGCTTACACACCCAACCTATCAACGTCGTAGTCTTCGACGGCCCTTCAGGGAACTCAAGGTTCCAGTGAGATCTCATCTTGAGGCAAGTTTCCCGCTTAGATGCTTTCAGCGGTTATCTTTCCCGAACATAGCTACCCGGCAATGCCACTGGCGTGACAACCGGAACACCAGAGGTTCGTCCACTCCGGTCCTCTCGTACTAGGAGCAGCCCCTCTCAAATCTCAAACGTCCACGGCAGATAGGGACCGAACTGTCTCACGACGTTCTAAACCCAGCTCGCGTACCACTTTAAATGGCGAACAGCCATACCCTTGGGACCGGCTTCAGCCCCAGGATGTGATGAGCCGACATCGAGGTGCCAAACACCGCCGTCGATATGAACTCTTGGGCGGTATCAGCCTGTTATCCCCGGAGTACCTTTTATCCGTTGAGCGATGGCCCTTCCATACAGAACCACCGGATCACTAAGACCTACTTTCGTACCTGCTCGACGTGTCTGTCTCGCAGTCAAGCGCGCTTTTGCCTTTATACTCTACGACCGATTTCCGACCGGTCTGAGCGCACCTTCGTACTCCTCCGTTACTCTTTAGGAGGAGACCGCCCCAGTCAAACTACCCACCATACACTGTCCTCGATCCGGATAACGGACCTGAGTTAGAACCTCAAAGTTGCCAGGGTGGTATTTCAAGGATGGCTCCACGCGAACTGGCGTCCACGCTTCAAAGCCTCCCACCTATCCTACACAAGCAAATTCAAAGTCCAGTGCAAAGCTATAGTAAAGGTTCACGGGGTCTTTCCGTCTAGCCGCGGATACACTGCATCTTCACAGCGATTTCAATTTCACTGAGTCTCGGGTGGAGACAGCGCCGCCATCGTTACGCCATTCGTGCAGGTCGGAACTTACCCGACAAGGAATTTCGCTACCTTAGGACCGTTATAGTTACGGCCGCCGTTTACCGGGGCTTCGATCAAGAGCTTCGCGTTAGCTAACCCCATCAATTAACCTTCCGGCACCGGGCAGGCGTCACACCCTATACGTCCACTTTCGTGTTTGCAGAGTGCTGTGTTTTTAATAAACAGTCGCAGCGGCCTGGTATCTTCGACCGGCATGAGCTTACGGAGCAAGTCCTTCACCCTCACCGGCGCACCTTCTCCCGAAGTTACGGTGCCATTTTGCCTAGTTCCTTCACCCGAGTTCTCTCAAGCGCCTTGGTATTCTCTACCCAACCACCTGTGTCGGTTTGGGGTACGGTTCCTGGTTACCTGAAGCTTAGAAGCTTTTCTTGGAAGCATGGCATCAACCACTTCGTCACCCAAAGGGTAACTCGTCATCAGCTCTCGGCCTTAAGATCCCGGATTTACCTAAGATCTCAGCCTACCACCTTAAACTTGGACAACCAACGCCAAGCTGGCCTAGCCTTCTCCGTCCCTCCATCGCAATAACCAGAAGTACAGGAATATTAACCTGTTTTCCATCGACTACGCTTTTCAGCCTCGCCTTAGGGACCGACTAACCCTGCGTCGATTAACGTTGCGCAGGAAACCTTGGTCTTTCGGCGTGGGTGTTTTTCACACCCATTGTCGTTACTCATGTCAGCATTCGCACTTCTGATACCTCCAGCAAGCTTCTCAACTCACCTTCACAGGCTTACAGAACGCTCCTCTACCGCATCACCCGAAGGTGATACCCGTAGCTTCGGTGTATGGTTTGAGCCCCGTTACATCTTCCGCGCAGGCCGACTCGACTAGTGAGCTATTACGCTTTCTTTAAAGGGTGGCTGCTTCTAAGCCAACCTCCTAGCTGTCTAAGCCTTCCCACATCGTTTCCCACTTAACCATAACTTTGGGACCTTAGCTGACGGTCTGGGTTGTTTCCCTTTTCACGACGGACGTTAGCACCCGCCGTGTGTCTCCCATGCTCGGCACTTGTAGGTATTCGGAGTTTGCATCGGTTTGGTAAGTCGGGATGACCCCCTAGCCGAAACAGTGCTCTACCCCCTACAGTGATACATGAGGCGCTACCTAAATAGCTTTCGAGGAGAACCAGCTATCTCCGAGCTTGATTAGCCTTTCACTCCGATCCACAGGTCATCCGCTAACTTTTCAACGGTAGTCGGTTCGGTCCTCCAGTTAGTGTTACCCAACCTTCAACCTGCCCATGGATAGATCGCCCGGTTTCGGGTCTATTCCCAGCGACTAGACGCCCTATTAAGACTCGCTTTCGCTACGCCTCCCCTATTCGGTTAAGCTCGCCACTGAAAATAAGTCGCTGACCCATTATACAAAAGGTACGCAGTCACAGAACAAAGTCTGCTCCCACTGCTTGTACGCATACGGTTTCAGGATCTATTTCACTCCCCTCTCCGGGGTTCTTTTCGCCTTTCCCTCACGGTACTAGTTCACTATCGGTCAGTCAGTAGTATTTAGCCTTGGAGGATGGTCCCCCCATATTCAGACAAAGTTTCTCGTGCTCCGTCCTACTCGATTTCATGACCAAGAGATTTTCGCGTACAGGGCTATCACCCACTATGGCCGCACTTTCCAGAGCGTTCCGCTAATCTCAAAGCCACTTAAGGGCTAGTCCCCGTTCGCTCGCCACTACTAAGGGAATCTCGGTTGATTTCTTTTCCTCAGGGTACTTAGATGTTTCAGTTCCCCTGGTTCGCCTCTTGCACCTATGTATTCAGTACAAGATAACCATCTTATGATGGCTGGGTTCCCCCATTCAGACATCTCCGGATCAAAGTCTGTTTGCCGACTCCCCGAAGCTTTTCGCAGGCTACCACGTCTTTCATCGCCTCTGACTGCCAAGGCATCCACCGTATGCGCTTCTTCACTTGACCATATAACCCCAAGCAATCTGGTTATACTGTGAAGACGACATTCGCCGAAAATTCGAATTTCTCAACTAAGAGAACTCACAAATTTTACCTTAGCCTGATCCGTTACCAGTGAAAGTAACGTCCAGTCTATCTTTCTATCACATACCCAAATTTTTAAAGAACGAACTAGTCAAAGACTAGAAATCAACATTCACCATCGTCACGATGGAATGCTCATTTCTAAGCTTTCAAACTTCAGAAGCAGTAGTGGTGGAGCCAAGCGGGATCGAACCGCTGACCTCCTGCGTGCAAGGCAGGCGCTCTCCCAGCTGAGCTATGGCCCCGTATTTCTACAGGTATTTCCCACACAAAATTGGTGGGTCTGGGCAGATTCGAACTGCCGACCTCACCCTTATCAGGGGTGCGCTCTAACCAACTGAGCTACAGACCCAATTTCGGGCTGCTTCTTTCGTCTTCTTCAATGAATCAAGCAATTCGTGTGGGAACTTATGGAGCAGCTGATGTCGTCGATTAAGGAGGTGATCCAGCCGCAGGTTCCCCTACGGCTACCTTGTTACGACTTCACCCCAGTCATGAATCACACCGTGGTAACCGTCCTCCCGAAGGTTAGACTAGCTACTTCTGGTGCAACCCACTCCCATGGTGTGACGGGCGGTGTGTACAAGGCCCGGGAACGTATTCACCGTGACATTCTGATTCACGATTACTAGCGATTCCGACTTCACGCAGTCGAGTTGCAGACTGCGATCCGGACTACGATCGGTTTTATGGGATTAGCTCCACCTCGCGGCTTGGCAACCCTTTGTACCGACCATTGTAGCACGTGTGTAGCCCAGGCCGTAAGGGCCATGATGACTTGACGTCATCCCCACCTTCCTCCGGTTTGTCACCGGCAGTCTCCTTAGAGTGCCCACCATTACGTGCTGGTAACTAAGGACAAGGGTTGCGCTCGTTACGGGACTTAACCCAACATCTCACGACACGAGCTGACGACAGCCATGCAGCACCTGTCTCAATGTTCCCGAAGGCACCAATCCATCTCTGGAAAGTTCATTGGATGTCAAGGCCTGGTAAGGTTCTTCGCGTTGCTTCGAATTAAACCACATGCTCCACCGCTTGTGCGGGCCCCCGTCAATTCATTTGAGTTTTAACCTTGCGGCCGTACTCCCCAGGCGGTCAACTTAATGCGTTAGCTGCGCCACTAAGAGCTCAAGGCTCCCAACGGCTAGTTGACATCGTTTACGGCGTGGACTACCAGGGTATCTAATCCTGTTTGCTCCCCACGCTTTCGCACCTCAGTGTCAGTATCAGTCCAGGTGGTCGCCTTCGCCACTGGTGTTCCTTCCTATATCTACGCATTTCACCGCTACACAGGAAATTCCACCACCCTCTACCATACTCTAGCTTGTCAGTTTTGAATGCAGTTCCCAGGTTGAGCCCGGGGATTTCACATCCAACTTAACAAACCACCTACGCGCGCTTTACGCCCAGTAATTCCGATTAACGCTTGCACCCTCTGTATTACCGCGGCTGCTGGCACAGAGTTAGCCGGTGCTTATTCTGTCGGTAACGTCAAAACAGCAAAGTATTAATTTACTGCCCTTCCTCCCAACTTAAAGTGCTTTACAATCCGAAGACCTTCTTCACACACGCGGCATGGCTGGATCAGGCTTTCGCCCATTGTCCAATATTCCCCACTGCTGCCTCCCGTAGGAGTCTGGACCGTGTCTCAGTTCCAGTGTGACTGATCATCCTCTCAGACCAGTTACGGATCGTCGCCTTGGTGAGCCATTACCTCACCAACTAGCTAATCCGACCTAGGCTCATCTGATAGCGCAAGGCCCGAAGGTCCCCTGCTTTCTCCCGTAGGACGTATGCGGTATTAGCGTTCCTTTCGAAACGTTGTCCCCCACTACCAGGCAGATTCCTAGGCATTACTCACCCGTCCGCCGCTGAATTCAGGAGCAAGCTCCTGTCATCCGCTCGACTTGCATGTGTTAGGCCTGCCGCCAGCGTTCAATCTGAGCCATGATCAAACTCTTCAGTTCAAACATCTTTGGGTTTTTAAGAAACCCTAAACTTGGCTCAGCAATCGTTGGTTACATCTTTGATTTCTCGCGGAGTAACTTGTGATGCTGATAATCTTGTTGACTATCAGTCTGACTCCACAAGCACCCACACGAATTGCTTGATTCAGTTGTTAAAGAGCGGTTGGTTAAGATCTTTCGTCTCAACCGAGGCGCGCATTCTACAGCAGCCTCATTTGCTGTCAAGTGATTATTTTCAGAAGCTTTCGAAGAATTCTTCAACAACTTCAACCACTTGCGCTTCCGATCTCTCGTCAGCGGGAGGCGAATTCTACAGCGTTACACGCTGCTGTCAACACCTCTTTTTCAACTTCCTTTTGGCTTCGATAAACTGAAGCAACCTGCTGTCGAAACCTA from Pseudomonas tensinigenes harbors:
- the yajC gene encoding preprotein translocase subunit YajC, with protein sequence MSFFISNAMADAAAPAAAGPMGGGFEWIFLVGFLVIFYLMIWRPQAKRAKEQKNLLSSLQKGDEVVTTGGIAGKITKVADDFVVLEVSDTVEMKFQKGAIAATLPKGTLKAI
- the tgt gene encoding tRNA guanosine(34) transglycosylase Tgt, with translation MSFELLATDGKARRGRLTFPRGTVETPAFMPVGTYGTVKGMLPRDIVATGAEIILGNTFHLWLRPGTQVIKEHGDLHDFMQWKGPILTDSGGFQVFSLGAMRKIKEEGVTFASPVDGAKVFMGPEESMQVQRDLGSDIVMIFDECTPYPADEDVARVSMELSLRWAQRSKNAHGDNTAALFGIVQGGMHQDLRMRSLEGLDKIGFDGLAIGGLSVGEPKHEMIKVLDYLPGMMPADKPRYLMGVGKPEDLVEGVRRGVDMFDCVMPTRNARNGHLFIDTGVLKIRNAFHRHDESPLDPTCDCYTCQNFSRAYLHHLDKCGEMLGSMLNTIHNLRHYQVLMAGLREAIQQGTLAAFVDAFYAKRGLPVPPLD
- the queA gene encoding tRNA preQ1(34) S-adenosylmethionine ribosyltransferase-isomerase QueA → MRVADFTFELPDSLIARHPLAERRGSRLLTLDGPSGALAHRQFTDLLEHLRPGDLMVFNNTRVIPARLFGQKASGGKLEILIERVLDTHRVLAHVRSSKSPKPGSKILIDGGGEAEMLARHDALFELAFAEEVLPLLDRVGHMPLPPYIDRPDEGSDRERYQTVYAERLGAVAAPTAGLHFDQSLMEAIAAKGVETTFVTLHVGAGTFQPVRVEKLEDHHMHTEWLEVGQDVVDAVAACRARGGRVIAVGTTSVRSLESAARDGVLKPFSGDTDIFIFPGRPFHVVDALVTNFHLPESTLLMLVSAFAGYPETMAAYKAAVDNGYRFFSYGDAMFITRNPAPTAPEQTGPEETE